Proteins encoded together in one Telopea speciosissima isolate NSW1024214 ecotype Mountain lineage chromosome 4, Tspe_v1, whole genome shotgun sequence window:
- the LOC122659207 gene encoding uncharacterized protein LOC122659207, translating into MERFLKIQPLTFGGVAKGALQPMRWVKEMEKAFEFLGCTEAQKLQCARYKLQHEAEAWWQTTKPILADAHPELTWELFKEEFFKNYFPSSVRRRKEVEFTELSQGPKSILEYQQMFEELFFFAPEHLKTDKAKARKFEDGLRPSIGHVMVAHKAQSYSEVVQTAKEIEDKQRENFAGQRGTGKRTMPFSDRKYNKFSRTPHYKSSSSQYRRKGARSSGQNSKPTHTSSIVTGTTAPADDQEDKCYKCDRSGHFTRECNVRRSFSNPRQRQGNRTQGRVFSATVEEAEANQDVVTGTVSICSSPTFTLFDSSATHSFVSPSFARRMGILPKKLTKELSVSTPTGTVTWYCVRTM; encoded by the coding sequence ATGGAGAGGTTTCTAAAAATTCAACCTCTCACCTTTGGTGGTGTTGCTAAGGGCGCCCTCCAACCAATGAGGTGGGtgaaggagatggagaaggcATTTGAGTTTTTGGGTTGTACTGAGGCACAAAAGCTACAATGTGCTAGGTATAAACTCCAGCATGAAGCGGAGGCTTGGTGGCAGACAACCAAGCCTATTCTGGCCGATGCTCACCCTGAGTTGACATGGGAGTTATTTAAGGAAGAATTCTTCAAAAATTATTTCCCTAGTTCTgttagaagaaggaaagaagtgGAATTCACAGAATTAAGCCAGGGACCAAAGTCAATCCTAGAATATCAACAGATGTTTGAggaacttttcttctttgctcctGAGCATCTGAAGACTGACAAGGCTAAAGCGAGAAAGTTTGAAGATGGATTAAGGCCTTCCATCGGCCATGTTATGGTAGCCCATAAGGCTCAAAGCTATTCTGAGGTGGTTCAAACAGCCAAGGAAATTGAAGACAAGCAGAGGGAAAACTTTGCTGGACAAAGGGGTACTGGAAAAAGAACCATGCCGTTCTCAGATCGTAAGTACAATAAGTTTTCGAGAACCCCTCACTACAAATCATCTTCCTCGCAGTATCGAAGGAAAGGAGCAAGGTCGTCTGGTCAGAATTCAAAGCCGACTCATACAAGCTCAATAGTCACAGGGACTACAGCACCAGCAGATGATCAAGAAGATAAGTGTTACAAGTGTGATCGGTCAGGTCATTTTACAAGGGAATGCAATGTTCGGAGATCTTTTTCTAACCCTCGGCAACGTCAAGGCAATAGGACTCAGGGTCGAGTGTTTTCAGCGACTGtggaagaagctgaggcaaatcaAGATGTGGTGACAGGTACCGTCTCTATTTGTTCATCACCGACATTTACTTTATTTGACTCGAGTGCCACACATTCATTTGTATCACCGTCCTTTGCAAGGAGAATGGGCATTTTGCCTAAGAAATTAACTAAAGAATTAAGTGTTAGTACACCCACTGGGACGGTTACTTGGTATTGTGTACGAACCATGTAA